The following DNA comes from Cyprinus carpio isolate SPL01 chromosome A4, ASM1834038v1, whole genome shotgun sequence.
TCTCAAAAGATGCTGCATATCTTATTTGTCTGATCTTCACCCTTAagactcatttgcatatttatgattTCCACATTAGTGATGCCCACTGTCATAGTGCGTATTTGTGATTTTGCATTTGGATTATGCCATTCTGgttatgtgatgttttatttaatgtcttaATTATTCTGTTTGTGTTAGTTATTAGTGACCATAGTGCAGTGGTTCACTGTATTGCTGTTCAGGTGTGCATGTTGCAGATACCGCTACTGGTCTTGTCCAATGCTTTTTATGTAAGTCACACTCCAGAAAAGTTTCTGTTACTCAGTTCTACAGTATGAACCAggttctttctgtttctctctagGATGTAGGATTCGTTCTCATATTCAGTGATTTACACCTCTGGGCAAGCATTTTTTTGCGTGATTCTGGTCAACTACATATTTATGGATGGAAAGtccaggggcgttgcacaagatctgcataggcagtcctgatgggcccccatgaaaatatccaggtaaaataaaatatattccagacttttcaagggccctctcttcctttggggccctggtaatcagtactggttttaccccgaGTATAACGCCCCTGGGAACATCGGACTACTTTCAGGGTGagcattattattagtattattgattaaagggatagatcgttcaatattaaaattctatcattatttgtGTGCCATCATGTTACTGTACAAAAGCTCTATGTATAGAACAGCCTAGAAAATCCTGCTTGACAGCCATGATCAGCACTGTATGAAAAGAACAGCTTGGATATTCAGCTATAAATAACTTCTTTGTattccactgaagaaagcaagTCCTACAGGTTTGAAAAAGGCTgataacacaattttcatttttgggtgaactattgaaaaataaacagtgatatatatttttttgtataatgtatgAATGAACGTCTATCGGTTTGTTTATTGTGCATTTCTGTTGTGCTTGATTTGAGACAATAGTATTGTTAAATCTAATCTGATTTGGTTTAGTTGTAAAGATTAATATGATTAATTCAggttgttatataaaataatgaatactaaatccttttatttatttatttttttgcctgaaCAGGAAACGGCCTGGTGGTCGTGTACCTCATTCTTCTGGCTTTGTACTTTTTTGCACCTGCTCCTCTTGGAGGTTAAGAAAAATGACTTTTTCCCTATTATCTTTTATAGTTGGCGTGTTTATATAGTGTATTTTGGTCTTATATACTGTAAGTTCTTTATATGGAATATTTTCCAGCATGTGACGTATGAGAGCTCTTACTTTTGAACCTTGTAGAAGCTGAAAGCAATTTCACCGTGTTTacttaaaaatgcataatattttacattcacacacacacacacacagttaaagaAATGGAAGTAGCAATGAATCACAATAAactttgttttcctttcattAACTTTGCTTGAACTTGTGTAAACACTAGAGATTCAACACACCACCAGTTTGAAgaagtttattaattatttaacaataaaaccAAATACTGGTACACAAGTTACAGTTAACCGGTGAGTACCTTGAACATTTGCTGCACAACTGAGGAATCGAAGTCCAGCGAGACccctaatctaaaaaaaaaaaaaaaaaatcactccatCCAGACTGAGTGAAAAATTTCACTGTGCTGCTGaaatcatttctaaaaataaatgtggaGTTGTCACAGTCTGCACGTCGCCTGTATGACAAAGCACCCTTAAATCCTGACCCATGCAAACAGGAATCCAGTCATGCAGAAAGGAAATGGCAGAAGGTGGGTGGATAGGCACATATTATGGGCATTTATGTGACCTAATACCAGAGAGAAGCTACTTTGTCAACATAAATCAAATTTAACTGGGTGTAATCGTGGTTATTaatcttttaacattttattcaactACATCAATTGCTGGTGCCTAATGAATGAAGTTAAATGGCCAAGAACTGTAATGGGTTAAATAACCCAACAAGGCAAAATGCATGAACTCTGAATTCAAGATGCTGTATTTGGCATTGCGTCCAGAGATGTTTTGAATTCAGAGCTTGATTTATTTTTAGGCCAGCATAGTATAAGATGCTCCGCTACATTATTGCTAAATGACAGGAAGGTTATGTTTTTCTGTACAGATATACAGAAGGCCCAAAATATCATTAGCATTGTGCTGACCAAatagttttattgtaaatgcatCAAGTGCTAAAACGCTGGATGAAAATGGTTAgtgtgcattttttgttttataaattcagGTCAGCTTGTTCTAGAATAGAATttgagttaaataataataataaagtgcttTTAGCAAGGCTTTGTTAAATTTAGCACATTATCACGTCTTGCTCAGTAAAGGCACTGTCAATGTGTCAGTTTGAACATATGAGGGATGATTTAcggaaaacattttatttcagtaaaagcattaaaagtaaattaaggAGCACCTTATTCACAGTGATGTAATGACTGGTTTACAAAACTGGGTGAAACATGGCAACAGCTCTCCTATGACTGTATAGCTTTGTTGAAACATTACTTGGTCTGGTGTTTGTGCCTTAAGTGCAGCTGTAACTGCAGATCTGAGCAACAGCATCCAACCTAAAAATCAACATTCGCTGTCAAAACCCATTTGGTTAAAACATTCAACTTTTCAACACTGTTTTTACTGAAGTAAAACCTAAATCCCAATCCCAGACATCAAGAGTTCTTGGAAACTCAGTTGCCTGGAAACTCAAGCTGATCGAAGCCCGATTACATCTCTGCTGATTAAATATTCACGCCGTGGTGTGGTGAttcataaaacttaaataattctTTGACAGGAGAGGAAATAGAATTAAGATACATCATTAAAATCACCTCAACATGTCCCCCAGGTCACTACTGAAGgtcaataaataacaatattacaatctcaagaaaaaaaaaaaaaagatactttcaGGTCACTGAAACATAGTGTTTGAGAAAAATAAGCTTTCTAATGGATATTTATGTGTTGTATTGATtttcaaatcattaaaatgtgcatagcaaaacaaaaaaggcaTTCTACAGTTTTTGGTTTTAAGGCGGGCTTTGTTAGGATGGGGGGGTTTCCTTAGTTGATCCTGTTTTTCAAGTCCACACACTGGCTTCAAGTGCAGTCGTCCTGCCCATGAtcagcttaaaaaaattaaataaaaaaaaaaaggtacacgCACAGTACGTACACAGTCAGTCTCTCGCGCTCACAGCCCCCTCGCCTCTTTATTTCAAGCGTTCAATGAGTTCCTGGGTGAGGCCCAAGTTTAGCAGCTGTATCGGGGTCAGTTGGGCCAGGTGTGGGAAGGCTTTGAGCAGACGCTCCCAGCACAGCTCCAGCAGACTGGGCACTACCAGCCAGATCTTAAACAAGGAACCAGTCCGCTTATTCTCATGGATGTTCACCACACCACCATGGATGTACATGCAGCCGGcctgaaagaggaaaaaaaagaaaagaaagaaatttagaaagattttagatttttaccAGTGTAAAAGATACTTTTGGAAAATTGTTAACCACagaataagtaaataatataaatacataattaaaaatattaaaatgaatgaaaataaaaaaataatttaatataaaaactaagtATGAACTGACCGGGGTAACAGCAGCACAGTGGAAGTACGCAGGTTCAGGCATCACTGCAGGTAGTTTATTCCACTGAAACGTCAGCAGGCTGATTTTCCACAGGTCGTCTAGTATTACTTCACCATTGTAACCTCCACATATAAATACATCTGCCACAAAGAACACCAGCAAATCACACACTGAGCCCTACAACGCATCATAAAttcaacatttacattattaatgccTTACCATTTTTAATCTGCACACAACTATGACATCTCCGAGGGGCTgggtatcctgaaaaaaaaaagaaaaaaaaaagcactgattAAGCATGTACTCTTACAGCAGGCTTTCCATTGTCAGATGTTAAATTGCTTAAGTCAAGAATTGCATTACGAACCTATTCTTTCATGAGGCTTAGTTGTGATTTCCTCCCAGGAATTTGTTTCAAGGTTATATGCATGTATCTGATACAAACATTTGGGACAACTGtcattaaaatttcttaaaaaatcattaattaatctatattaaatatataaatggtcTAACCAGACTGCAAATGACAATTTAAGTCTAAACTACAtgaatgttttcatatttcttgAGCAAGGCCCATTAGTTCCAGTAAACAAATGAAGTCATGTAACACAGTGAACACTGCCTAAAATGGCAATTCATGGAAACAACTGTACCTTGTCTAATGGGTAGGAAGTCCAGGAAGTTCCCCCTCCTAGAATATATATCCTCTGTCTATCATGGGCTATCTCATGCCTATATCTATACAAAACAAATTTAGAATAAAGTTTGGCATATCGGTTCACAGACTGACATTTTAGCATCAGACAAAAAGTGGTGGCATGCATAAATGTGACCCTAgctttgtttaaaagaaaattaaaggtCAAAAGCCACTTACCGCTCCTCAGGCAGGTCATCTGGAGGGTTGTTGGGTTTCAGATGAATCCACTCACGTGTTGTCAGATCCAGTCTGTGAAGATCCGTGCTGTAGATGTAGCCTGTCGTACCTCCAAATACATATAGGAAGCCATTGATTATGGCCATCGCTTCAAAACAAATTAGGGATCACTCAATTAATCAATATAAGTTAGTATGTTTACTAGTAAACATCAGAACTTAAGGCTTTTGTACCTGTCCATATATTCGATTGGGTTTCTTGCCCCTGCAGTTGAGGAGGGACCAACGTTTGTATTTAACGTTGCAGACGTGAACATCATTTCCGTTGTTTTCCCCAAATGGGATTCCGGTCCCGCCAAAAACAAGCAGGTTGTTTCCGTGCAAAACAGCTGCGTGATGTACAAAGAAGATGGTCAAGTGAGCTAAGAGCTTTAACATACCTGACTTACCAGTAACAGACGTGTGGCCTTTTGGCACATcctcaaaacacaacaaaatcacaaatcaaacaaccaataacaagacaaaaacaaagccaatatattaatattatacatatcagggttcccacaccttgattaacttcaaaggacctttcaaggactttccaggtccaataccctcaaattcaaggacttgatgtggggacacatttcaagtgagagcgagGTTACATCGTGTTATCTTGTATGATACATTGTTACattggtggttaaagtagtgcaatgaccatatcccaaatatcaaaactgaaaatgtcatttccatacctaaaatacatattttacagttactgttatgcatattgatcataaacacagcccagtggccctccttcacaaaacttaacatttagcacagttttatcatagggaGAATGCAAAAACCTCCAATAAAAAAATTCCATCCAGATCGCGAAATCGAAACATTTGAAACCTTTAACCCACaggggaaaatcaacccattaacagtttaaaagtagccataggaaaaaaaaaaaaaaaaaaaaaaattcagacttggcaaccctgcattcaaCATGAGCTGCAGGTGTCAGATTTAACTGATCACgggttgaggagagagagaacgaTGGCTGATAGACCATGCtagaggatttgctgctcaacagatcctgagcttatcgacaaatatctgatcttactTTACACAGAGCATGCATGATCGCGTAAACAGAAGTGAAAATGAACAGCGAAGgcgctcattcaaaagagatttaaatactctgcatattGATAGATGCTCCCTGATGCGCGAAAATTATGCAACATTAGAATGTTTGCAGGGAGCgggcaataatggtcagaaattcagtaggagtgggattaagaaaacagtcccttgCAGCGCTCTAATACAAAAACGCACACAATCATTGCCGAATGTAGAAAGTAAAAGCAGAATCCCCAACATTTTGGGCAATTCAGAAATCCCGGCTGGAAgcatttttttaggtccaaaaagaggacatgtccaggAAAGAGAGGAAATATGGTCACTCTAATGCATGGCACCGTACAACAAAGTACCTCACATGGGAAACACTTAACGTAACACGTAAATGCGtgtaactaatgtaaatcaagcaagctagtacACATAGGCCACAAAGTGTTggtgaaataacacattagcggaccagagggaataatatggaattttttccagaaaacttcttgcacaaaataaattcaagcactttcaaggacctgtgtcaatgtatgtttattttcaaaaactttccagggccttgaatttttatttttttttcagattcacaaactttcaagcatttcaaggacccgtgggaacccGGACACATATACATTTAGCAAATTAAAACGGCTTGATAACTGAGACTGTTTAGATTTTTGGGGATTAAAACACACTAACATTTTTATCACTGTAGGCTGCTGTGTCCACACTAAATGCAAAGACACATTTATTTGCAAACACCATATAAAAGAGAATTTTGCATTCAATGTCCCTTTTAAATAACACTCAatgaagtttttataataatacagttACAATACTAACTTTACaatcacataaatataaacatttaaatggtggctgtcataaaaacttgacagatttattaataaataactgaggcactacagtgatctgtcactccacattaaacagcgccaaaactgtatttattgtttgaatagtGTAATAAAAATGGTCAGAATTTGGAATCTGAGACTTTTATGTCAAAAGTAACAAAtcacaaagcttattgtgatttattggatgggaggcgCACAATGTTCTGTTCATTAATggaaaacaggctagactaatcgattcttgggatttaagaatcaatatagAAATCCATAGCTCGAcagatagaaaataaaaaaaataaataaaaaaaaaacacattttacctgACATTGAAGCCAGTTCTGTAGGCATGAAACCCTCTGTGCGGATCTGTTGCCATGTTCCTGTCGCGAAGTGGAACCTCCACAGTTCCCTGAAGAGCGGGTAGTCTTCATTCTCTGATCCACCTGATTCATCGTAGTCGGGGTTATACCCTCCAAACACATAGAGGCTGGTGTTGTCAGCCACACAGCGATGGCCGCTCCGGGCTGGAGGAGCTCTGAGACCTATAAAGACAGATAGCAGCCTATTGATGATGAGACCACAAAGATAAACAACTACACAGCTCAGCTAGTGGCGATGATGAGAGGTCCTCACTGAGGTAGAAGGAAACATTTAGGATGtggagatgaagaaaaa
Coding sequences within:
- the LOC109061650 gene encoding kelch domain-containing protein 10 isoform X1, with the protein product MSAAEGAHSPERLNQFEQLSGRPPLRAAGSKKRVSWVQARRLLGQPCPTLRIPNRFLREGLRAPPARSGHRCVADNTSLYVFGGYNPDYDESGGSENEDYPLFRELWRFHFATGTWQQIRTEGFMPTELASMSAVLHGNNLLVFGGTGIPFGENNGNDVHVCNVKYKRWSLLNCRGKKPNRIYGQAMAIINGFLYVFGGTTGYIYSTDLHRLDLTTREWIHLKPNNPPDDLPEERYRHEIAHDRQRIYILGGGTSWTSYPLDKIHAYNLETNSWEEITTKPHERIGYPAPRRCHSCVQIKNDVFICGGYNGEVILDDLWKISLLTFQWNKLPAVMPEPAYFHCAAVTPAGCMYIHGGVVNIHENKRTGSLFKIWLVVPSLLELCWERLLKAFPHLAQLTPIQLLNLGLTQELIERLK
- the LOC109061650 gene encoding kelch domain-containing protein 10 isoform X2: MSAAEGAHSPERLNQFEQLSGRPPLRAAGLRAPPARSGHRCVADNTSLYVFGGYNPDYDESGGSENEDYPLFRELWRFHFATGTWQQIRTEGFMPTELASMSAVLHGNNLLVFGGTGIPFGENNGNDVHVCNVKYKRWSLLNCRGKKPNRIYGQAMAIINGFLYVFGGTTGYIYSTDLHRLDLTTREWIHLKPNNPPDDLPEERYRHEIAHDRQRIYILGGGTSWTSYPLDKIHAYNLETNSWEEITTKPHERIGYPAPRRCHSCVQIKNDVFICGGYNGEVILDDLWKISLLTFQWNKLPAVMPEPAYFHCAAVTPAGCMYIHGGVVNIHENKRTGSLFKIWLVVPSLLELCWERLLKAFPHLAQLTPIQLLNLGLTQELIERLK